A portion of the Mustela erminea isolate mMusErm1 chromosome 19, mMusErm1.Pri, whole genome shotgun sequence genome contains these proteins:
- the OSCAR gene encoding osteoclast-associated immunoglobulin-like receptor, with protein sequence MALVLILQLLTLWPLCHGDVTPAGSQEAQGPSSPVNSVPPALSLKPSLGAQPAAIVTPGVNVTLRCRAPQPAWRFALFKSGDITPVLYRDVSMELAEFFLEEVTPAQGGSYHCCYRNPGWNLGVWSHPSDTLELLVTDQLPPPSLVALPGPVVAPGANVSLRCAGRLRGMSFALYRAGEAAPLQYRDSTESWADFPLPGARAPGTYSCYYHTPSSPYVLSLRSEPLVIRADHGSGSLDYTQGNLLRLGLAGLVLISLGTLIILDWRSQNHAPGVRP encoded by the exons ATGGCTCTGGTGCTGATCCTCCAGCTCCTGACCCTCT GGCCTCTGTGTCATGGAGACGTCACTCCAGCTG GCTCCCAGGAAGCCCAGGGACCCAGCAGTCCTGTTAATTCAGTCCCCCCAGCCTTATCCCTCAAGCCATCGCTGGGGGCTCAGCCTGCGGCAATTGTAACCCCTGGGGTCAATGTGACCTTGAGGTGCCGGGCACCTCAACCTGCCTGGAGGTTTGCACTCTTCAAGTCTGGGGACATCACCCCTGTGCTGTACCGGGATGTGTCCATGGAGCTGGCAGAgttcttcctggaggaggtgaccccAGCCCAGGGGGGCAGTTACCACTGCTGCTACAGGAATCCAGGCTGGAATCTGGGTGTCTGGTCTCACCCCAGTGATACGCTGGAACTGCTGGTCACAG ACCAGCTACCGCCCCCGTCGCTGGTGGCGCTGCCCGGGCCGGTGGTGGCGCCCGGAGCCAACGTGAGCCTGCGCTGCGCCGGCCGCCTGCGGGGCATGAGCTTCGCCCTGTACCGCGCGGGCGAGGCGGCGCCGCTGCAGTACCGCGACTCTACCGAGTCCTGGGCCGACTTCCCGCTGCCCGGCGCCCGCGCGCCCGGCACCTACAGCTGCTACTACCACACGCCGTCCTCCCCGTACGTGCTGTCGCTGCGCAGCGAGCCGCTGGTCATCCGCGCCGACCACG GCTCAGGCTCCTTGGACTACACGCAGGGCAACCTCCTCCGTCTAGGGCTGGCC
- the NDUFA3 gene encoding NADH dehydrogenase [ubiquinone] 1 alpha subcomplex subunit 3 isoform X1: MRLARGDHNSQSASRPRPRPGPYFRARALVQTRRAKTLVQEPQFPECSARWVAAAADAATKMAGRLATFLKDAWAKEPVLVASFTIGGLAIILPAFSPFTKYATMINQVTPYNYPVPVRDDGNMPDVPSHPQDPQGPSLEWLKNL; encoded by the exons ATGAGGCTGGCGCGCGGGGACCACAACTCCCAGAGTGCTTCGCGCCCTCGCCCCCGCCCGGGACCGTACTTCCGTGCCAGGGCTCTCGTGCAGACTCGGAGAGCGAAGACTCTGGTGCAGGAACCACAATTCCCAGAGTGCTCCGCGCGCTGGGTCGCGGCTGCCGCCGACGCTGCGACCAAGATGGCCGGGA gACTCGCCACTTTCCTCAAGGATGCCTGGGCCAAGGAGCCGGTGCTGGTCGCGTCCTTCACCATCGGGGGCCTCG ctATAATTCTGCCGGCTTTCAGCCCCTTCACCAAATACGCCACCATGATCAACCAGGTCACACCCTACAACTATCCAG tgCCCGTTCGGGATGATGGGAACATGCCTGATGTGCCCAGCCACCCTCAGGACCCCCAGGGCCCCAGCTTGGAGTGGCTGAAGAACTTGTGA
- the NDUFA3 gene encoding NADH dehydrogenase [ubiquinone] 1 alpha subcomplex subunit 3 isoform X2, translated as MRLARGDHNSQSASRPRPRPGPYFRARALVQTRRAKTLVQEPQFPECSARWVAAAADAATKMAGTIILPAFSPFTKYATMINQVTPYNYPVPVRDDGNMPDVPSHPQDPQGPSLEWLKNL; from the exons ATGAGGCTGGCGCGCGGGGACCACAACTCCCAGAGTGCTTCGCGCCCTCGCCCCCGCCCGGGACCGTACTTCCGTGCCAGGGCTCTCGTGCAGACTCGGAGAGCGAAGACTCTGGTGCAGGAACCACAATTCCCAGAGTGCTCCGCGCGCTGGGTCGCGGCTGCCGCCGACGCTGCGACCAAGATGGCCGGGA ctATAATTCTGCCGGCTTTCAGCCCCTTCACCAAATACGCCACCATGATCAACCAGGTCACACCCTACAACTATCCAG tgCCCGTTCGGGATGATGGGAACATGCCTGATGTGCCCAGCCACCCTCAGGACCCCCAGGGCCCCAGCTTGGAGTGGCTGAAGAACTTGTGA